Proteins from a genomic interval of Caulobacter rhizosphaerae:
- the rlmB gene encoding 23S rRNA (guanosine(2251)-2'-O)-methyltransferase RlmB → MSSHSERNDRKKPSSPGRDFRSKPRENNKFSKGQGDAKDWIWGIHAVEAALSNPARPVPKRLLATPDRAKRLAPALSRAPFLQIMEGADIARQLPAGAVHQGLALKIDEPEMLSVHDLGTPAQGLLVMLDQITDPQNIGAIFRSAAAFGAKGVILQDRHAPALTGVLAKTAVGAVDKIAHARVVNLSRALEELADLGWRAVGLAGEAEGTLDQVLDDRPTVLVLGSEGEGVRRLVAEHCDVMGKIAMPGGFESLNVSAAAAVALYEASKVRA, encoded by the coding sequence GTGTCCTCTCATTCCGAACGCAACGACCGGAAAAAGCCTTCTTCGCCCGGACGTGATTTTCGTTCCAAGCCTCGGGAAAACAACAAGTTTTCCAAGGGCCAGGGCGACGCCAAGGACTGGATCTGGGGGATTCACGCCGTCGAGGCCGCGCTTTCCAACCCCGCCAGGCCGGTTCCAAAACGCCTTCTGGCCACCCCCGATCGGGCCAAGCGACTCGCTCCGGCGCTCAGCCGCGCGCCCTTCCTGCAGATCATGGAGGGCGCCGACATCGCCCGCCAGCTGCCGGCCGGCGCGGTGCACCAGGGCCTGGCTCTGAAGATCGACGAGCCGGAGATGCTCAGCGTCCACGACCTGGGGACCCCGGCCCAGGGCCTGCTGGTGATGCTGGACCAGATCACCGACCCGCAAAACATCGGCGCGATCTTCCGCTCGGCCGCCGCCTTCGGGGCCAAGGGGGTGATTCTCCAGGACCGCCACGCCCCCGCCCTGACCGGCGTGCTGGCCAAGACCGCCGTCGGGGCGGTGGACAAGATCGCCCACGCGCGCGTGGTCAATCTCTCGCGGGCCCTGGAGGAACTGGCCGACCTGGGCTGGCGCGCCGTGGGGCTGGCCGGCGAGGCCGAGGGCACGCTGGACCAGGTGCTGGACGATCGTCCCACGGTGCTGGTGCTGGGATCCGAGGGCGAGGGCGTACGCAGGCTCGTCGCCGAGCACTGCGACGTAATGGGCAAGATCGCCATGCCCGGCGGCTTCGAGAGCCTGAATGTGTCCGCCGCTGCGGCAGTGGCGCTCTACGAGGCGTCCAAAGTTCGCGCCTGA
- a CDS encoding TerC family protein, with translation MFDALLAQVGGLNGPFAAFLSVLMIDLVLAGDNAVAVGLAAGGLPAKDRKKVILYGLGAAVVLRISFALITTWLLGVIGLLLAGGVLLLWVCWKMWRELREQITHDQEDARAILDNNPATEPRVKPAKSFKQAFLQVLIADVSMSLDNVLAVAGAAREHPAILVFGLLLSIILMGVAATAIANLLHKHRWIGFIGLAIVLYVAVHMIWEGHRSVVIDLHKTDAYNAAAPSFLDIKPDELAAHNKHKK, from the coding sequence ATGTTTGACGCGCTCCTCGCCCAGGTGGGCGGACTGAACGGTCCGTTCGCGGCTTTCCTGTCCGTCCTGATGATCGACCTCGTCCTGGCTGGCGACAACGCCGTGGCCGTGGGCCTGGCCGCCGGCGGCCTGCCGGCCAAGGACCGCAAGAAGGTCATCCTCTACGGCTTGGGCGCGGCCGTGGTGTTGCGCATTAGCTTCGCCCTGATCACCACCTGGCTGCTGGGCGTGATCGGCCTGCTGCTGGCCGGCGGCGTGCTCTTGCTGTGGGTCTGCTGGAAGATGTGGCGCGAGCTGCGCGAGCAGATCACCCACGACCAGGAGGACGCCCGCGCCATCCTGGACAACAATCCGGCCACCGAACCGCGCGTCAAACCGGCCAAGAGCTTCAAGCAGGCCTTCCTGCAGGTGCTGATCGCCGACGTCTCGATGTCGCTGGACAACGTGCTGGCCGTGGCCGGCGCGGCCCGGGAGCATCCGGCCATCCTGGTATTCGGCCTGCTGCTGTCGATCATCCTGATGGGCGTGGCCGCCACCGCCATCGCTAACCTGCTGCACAAGCACCGCTGGATCGGCTTCATCGGCTTGGCCATCGTGCTGTACGTCGCCGTGCACATGATCTGGGAGGGCCATCGCAGCGTGGTCATCGACCTGCACAAGACCGACGCCTACAACGCCGCCGCCCCCTCGTTCCTCGACATCAAGCCGGACGAGCTGGCCGCCCACAACAAGCACAAGAAATGA
- a CDS encoding DUF423 domain-containing protein gives MMLGPALVVRLAALSGFLGVAFGAFAAHGAKDARAAELLHTGSLYQMTHALAVFGWLAVRQAGQDGAGGKVGVEVPSLFLAGTVLFSGSLYALAFGAPRALGMVTPFGGLCFLAGWLLLAWRAGTIADRRA, from the coding sequence ATGATGCTGGGCCCGGCCCTCGTCGTCCGCCTGGCCGCTCTCAGCGGCTTCCTGGGCGTGGCGTTCGGCGCCTTCGCCGCCCACGGCGCCAAGGACGCCCGGGCGGCCGAGCTGCTGCACACCGGATCGCTGTACCAGATGACCCACGCCCTGGCGGTGTTCGGCTGGCTGGCGGTGCGCCAAGCCGGCCAAGACGGGGCCGGCGGCAAGGTCGGCGTCGAGGTCCCTTCGCTGTTCCTGGCCGGAACCGTGCTGTTTTCGGGATCGCTGTACGCCCTGGCTTTCGGCGCGCCGCGCGCTCTGGGCATGGTCACGCCGTTCGGCGGCCTGTGCTTCCTGGCCGGCTGGCTGCTGCTGGCCTGGCGAGCGGGTACGATCGCGGATCGAAGGGCTTAA
- a CDS encoding multidrug effflux MFS transporter, with translation MTDNAPPAPAATPWRLVLMLGALTAFAPMSIDMYLSSMPDIGRTLHAGAEDVQATLAAFFAGMAIGQFLYGPASDRFGRRLPLLLGIGIFIAASVVCATAPSIQVLIAARFVQALGGCAGAVIARAVVRDKFNHADTARVLSLMTLIMGLAPVLAPQFGGVVQFFAGWRGVFWTLVAFGLLIGLWISLSLAESRSEATAVQARSENPFRAYLALLRQRRLVGYCLAGALNGATLFTYISTAPDLVMGTYGHTPLVFNIIFALNAVGIIGASQVNRLLLRRSTPDRVLVRASIASIVAALLLAAAAWSGLGGQFTVLPLLFAALSSYGLMSGNTMAGALSVDPSRAGSTSALMGGISFGAGALASWAGGLLHDGTPKPVAAVMFACLVGSSLAIFGLAVPKDRRGRMAA, from the coding sequence ATGACCGACAACGCACCGCCCGCGCCCGCCGCCACCCCCTGGCGGCTCGTCCTGATGTTGGGCGCCCTGACGGCCTTCGCGCCGATGTCGATCGACATGTACCTGTCCAGCATGCCTGACATCGGCCGGACCCTGCACGCGGGGGCCGAGGACGTTCAGGCCACCCTGGCGGCGTTCTTCGCCGGCATGGCGATCGGCCAGTTCCTCTACGGACCCGCCTCGGACCGGTTCGGACGCCGCCTGCCGTTGTTGCTGGGGATCGGCATCTTCATCGCCGCCTCGGTGGTCTGCGCCACCGCGCCCTCGATCCAGGTGCTGATCGCCGCGCGCTTCGTCCAGGCTCTGGGCGGCTGCGCGGGCGCGGTGATCGCCCGGGCGGTGGTGCGCGACAAGTTCAATCACGCCGACACGGCGCGGGTGCTGTCGCTGATGACCCTGATCATGGGCCTGGCCCCGGTTCTGGCCCCGCAGTTCGGCGGCGTCGTCCAGTTCTTCGCCGGCTGGCGCGGCGTGTTCTGGACGCTGGTGGCCTTCGGCCTGCTGATCGGCCTGTGGATCAGCCTGAGCCTCGCGGAGTCGCGGTCCGAGGCCACGGCCGTGCAGGCGCGCTCGGAGAACCCTTTCCGCGCCTACCTGGCCCTGCTGCGGCAGAGGCGGCTGGTCGGTTACTGCCTCGCGGGGGCCCTGAACGGCGCCACCCTGTTCACCTACATCTCGACCGCGCCGGACCTGGTGATGGGGACCTACGGCCACACCCCGCTGGTGTTCAACATCATCTTCGCCCTCAACGCGGTCGGCATCATCGGCGCCAGCCAGGTCAACCGCCTGCTGCTGCGCCGCTCGACGCCCGACCGGGTGCTGGTGCGGGCCAGCATCGCCTCGATCGTCGCCGCCCTGCTGCTGGCGGCTGCGGCCTGGAGCGGCCTGGGCGGACAGTTCACGGTTCTGCCATTGCTGTTCGCGGCGCTGTCGAGCTACGGCCTGATGAGCGGCAACACCATGGCCGGGGCGCTGAGCGTCGATCCCAGCCGGGCGGGCTCGACCTCGGCCCTGATGGGGGGCATCTCGTTCGGGGCCGGAGCCCTGGCCTCTTGGGCGGGCGGCCTGCTGCACGACGGCACGCCCAAGCCCGTGGCGGCGGTGATGTTCGCCTGCCTGGTGGGCTCCAGCCTGGCGATCTTCGGCCTGGCGGTCCCCAAGGACCGGCGCGGCAGGATGGCGGCTTAA
- a CDS encoding alpha/beta fold hydrolase, with protein MAQLAPPMPEPSFAQINGIRMAYYEAGPRTGVPIVLCHGFPEFSYSWRWQIAALAAAGRWVIVPDQRGYGLTDRPEAVEDYDMAHLTGDLVGLLEHLGVEKAVFCGHDWGGLVVWQLPLMHPDRVAGIVGLNTPFLPRLPIEPITMFRHAFGEDMYIVHFQKPGVADAQLAADVDRTMRYFMRKPTGVQAAFTSGETSGRSLALQDGLARYDVADDSSQLLAPEELKVFVETFQRTGFTGGINWYRNFVRNWERAEHLPTRIDGIPCLMIMAEHDVVLPPSLADRMGDQISDLEKVLVEGSGHWTQQEKPDEVNAILIDWLGRRFPN; from the coding sequence ATGGCCCAGCTCGCGCCGCCGATGCCCGAACCTTCGTTCGCGCAGATCAACGGGATCCGCATGGCCTATTATGAGGCCGGGCCGCGGACGGGCGTCCCCATCGTCCTATGTCACGGCTTCCCGGAGTTCTCCTATTCCTGGCGCTGGCAGATCGCGGCCCTGGCGGCGGCGGGACGCTGGGTGATCGTTCCCGACCAGCGCGGCTACGGCCTGACTGATCGTCCCGAGGCGGTCGAGGACTACGACATGGCCCACCTGACCGGCGACCTGGTCGGGCTGCTGGAGCACCTGGGCGTCGAGAAGGCGGTGTTCTGCGGTCACGACTGGGGCGGTCTGGTGGTCTGGCAGCTGCCGCTGATGCATCCGGACCGCGTGGCCGGGATCGTCGGCCTCAACACCCCGTTCCTGCCACGCCTGCCTATCGAGCCGATCACCATGTTCCGCCACGCGTTCGGCGAGGACATGTACATCGTCCACTTCCAGAAGCCCGGCGTGGCCGACGCCCAGCTGGCCGCCGACGTCGACAGGACCATGCGCTATTTCATGCGCAAGCCGACGGGCGTGCAGGCCGCCTTCACCAGCGGCGAGACCAGCGGCCGGTCCTTGGCCCTGCAGGACGGTCTGGCCCGCTACGACGTCGCCGACGACTCCAGCCAACTGCTGGCGCCCGAGGAGCTGAAGGTGTTCGTCGAGACCTTCCAGCGCACCGGCTTCACCGGCGGGATCAACTGGTACCGAAACTTCGTGCGCAACTGGGAGCGGGCCGAACACCTGCCCACCCGGATCGACGGGATCCCCTGCCTGATGATCATGGCGGAGCACGACGTGGTGCTGCCGCCGTCCCTGGCCGACCGCATGGGCGACCAGATCTCGGACCTGGAGAAGGTGCTGGTCGAAGGCAGCGGCCACTGGACCCAGCAGGAAAAGCCCGACGAGGTGAACGCCATCCTGATCGACTGGCTGGGGCGACGATTTCCGAACTGA
- the pip gene encoding prolyl aminopeptidase — protein sequence MDRNASASPMSVNGRRGLFRDIEPFSFGWLGADAPHEIYYEECGAPHGKPAVILHGGPGGAVNPTMRRFFDPTRWRMALFDQRGCGRSRPNASLEDNTTWSLIADIERLRVHLGIEKWTVFGGSWGSTLALAYAITHPERVEALVLRGIFLLTQKELRWFYQDGASMLFPDAWERFLAPIPVEERGDLITAYHKRLTHADRRVQAQAAGAWSQWEGDTISLRGPEARPPKFNEEDFAIAFARIECHFFANGGFFEEDGWILKNIDRIRHIPAWIVQGRFDVVTPLDSAWSVHRAWPEARFEIVWDAGHASTEPGVIDGLVRATNAALNV from the coding sequence ATGGATCGTAACGCTTCCGCCTCGCCCATGTCCGTCAACGGTCGCCGCGGCCTGTTTCGCGATATCGAACCCTTCTCGTTCGGTTGGCTGGGCGCCGACGCTCCCCATGAAATCTACTATGAGGAATGCGGCGCCCCGCACGGCAAGCCGGCGGTGATCCTGCACGGCGGCCCCGGCGGGGCGGTCAATCCGACCATGCGGCGGTTCTTCGACCCCACTCGGTGGCGCATGGCCCTGTTCGACCAGCGCGGCTGCGGCCGCTCGCGCCCCAACGCCAGCCTCGAGGACAACACCACCTGGAGCCTGATCGCCGACATCGAGCGGCTGCGCGTGCACCTGGGGATCGAGAAGTGGACCGTGTTCGGCGGCTCGTGGGGCTCGACCCTGGCCCTGGCCTACGCCATCACCCATCCCGAACGGGTCGAGGCCCTGGTGCTACGCGGCATCTTCCTGCTGACCCAGAAGGAACTGCGCTGGTTCTACCAGGACGGCGCCTCGATGCTTTTCCCCGACGCCTGGGAGCGGTTCCTGGCCCCAATCCCGGTCGAGGAGCGCGGCGACCTGATCACCGCCTACCACAAGCGCCTGACCCATGCCGACCGCCGCGTCCAGGCCCAGGCGGCCGGCGCCTGGAGCCAATGGGAGGGCGACACGATCTCGCTGCGCGGCCCCGAGGCGCGGCCCCCGAAGTTCAATGAAGAGGACTTCGCCATCGCCTTCGCCCGGATCGAGTGCCACTTCTTCGCCAATGGCGGGTTCTTCGAGGAAGACGGCTGGATCCTGAAGAACATCGACCGGATCCGGCACATCCCGGCCTGGATCGTCCAGGGCCGCTTCGACGTGGTCACGCCGCTGGACAGCGCCTGGTCCGTGCACCGCGCCTGGCCGGAAGCCCGTTTCGAGATCGTCTGGGACGCGGGCCACGCCTCGACCGAGCCGGGCGTCATCGACGGCCTGGTGCGGGCCACGAACGCGGCGCTAAACGTCTAG
- a CDS encoding low temperature requirement protein A, whose protein sequence is MSRRHMLRDRASGGHARVTYVELFFDLVFVFAVTQLSHGLMAHPTLLGVVETGLLLMAVWWAWIFTAWVTNWLDPERAPVRIMLFVAMVVGMVMTMSIPKAFGDRGLVFALAFVAIQLGRSLFTAWAMRDHPFQSRNFIRISVWFATSGVLWITGGLAEGGARLALWGGALALEYVSPALGFWAPGLGRARAEEWDVEGGHLAERCALFTIIALGESILVMGATTATLAWTPLVMAAFLAAFAGSLAMWWIYFSFTAEAASEAISHAKDPGRVAREAYTYIHLLPIAGVIVTAVGDEWTIHHPLGHTDLKTALAVIGGPFLFLLGGVLFKRAMFRSWPRAQVVGLAALAALAPLSLAVGPLVLSIATTAVLLGVSVREGLVRRSNARRLDV, encoded by the coding sequence ATGTCCCGCCGTCACATGCTCCGCGACCGCGCCTCGGGCGGCCATGCGCGGGTCACCTATGTCGAGCTGTTCTTCGACCTGGTGTTTGTGTTCGCGGTCACCCAGCTGTCGCACGGGCTGATGGCCCATCCCACCCTGCTGGGCGTGGTCGAGACCGGCCTGTTGCTGATGGCCGTCTGGTGGGCCTGGATCTTCACCGCCTGGGTCACCAACTGGCTGGACCCCGAGCGGGCGCCCGTGCGGATCATGCTGTTCGTGGCCATGGTGGTGGGCATGGTCATGACCATGTCGATCCCCAAGGCGTTCGGCGATCGCGGCCTGGTCTTCGCCCTGGCCTTCGTGGCGATCCAACTGGGCCGCAGCCTGTTCACCGCCTGGGCGATGCGGGATCATCCTTTCCAGAGCCGCAACTTCATCCGGATCTCCGTCTGGTTCGCGACCTCGGGCGTGCTGTGGATCACCGGCGGCCTGGCAGAGGGCGGGGCGCGGCTGGCCCTCTGGGGCGGGGCGCTGGCCCTGGAATACGTCTCGCCGGCCCTGGGGTTCTGGGCCCCCGGCCTGGGCCGGGCCCGCGCCGAGGAGTGGGACGTCGAGGGCGGCCACCTGGCCGAGCGCTGCGCCCTGTTCACGATCATCGCCCTGGGCGAGTCGATCCTGGTCATGGGCGCGACCACCGCGACCCTGGCCTGGACGCCGCTGGTGATGGCCGCCTTCCTGGCCGCGTTCGCCGGCAGCCTGGCCATGTGGTGGATCTATTTCTCGTTCACGGCCGAGGCCGCCAGCGAGGCGATCAGCCACGCCAAAGACCCCGGCCGGGTGGCGCGCGAGGCCTATACCTACATCCACCTGCTGCCGATCGCCGGCGTCATCGTCACCGCCGTGGGCGACGAGTGGACGATCCACCATCCGCTGGGCCACACGGACCTGAAGACAGCGCTGGCGGTGATCGGCGGACCGTTCCTGTTCCTGCTGGGCGGGGTGCTGTTCAAGCGCGCTATGTTCCGCTCCTGGCCGAGGGCCCAGGTGGTGGGTCTGGCGGCGCTGGCGGCCCTGGCGCCGCTCAGCCTGGCGGTCGGACCGCTGGTCCTGTCGATCGCCACGACGGCGGTGCTGCTGGGCGTGTCGGTGCGCGAGGGGCTGGTCCGGCGCTCGAACGCTCGGCGCCTAGACGTTTAG
- a CDS encoding O-antigen ligase family protein — protein sequence MADTQQQHDQPPDLWRKLEALACGFVLFMLSNALIGPLLDPLQAGGENIPVLRLMWLPVYALTLGLAAWRAPRLMRFWLPAVLLSLLVFWVYASASWSLNPGTTNRRAMAAAFTTLFGFYFAASFDGRRMAEIIADTFLLLAAAGLLAAVAYPKMGVQHDINAGDWRGLWYEKNQMGAMMVYGALAAMAALLAGSPRRKQMVFTIVLCAAMLLMSKSKTSLLALMIGLCGSMLLAAMRRGPATAVIVVWLGVTVAVTAAMVMWLAPELLFKALGKDPSLTGRTDIWAALLRQSAKHPLTGFGYGVFWTLDSVPANWIRKETGWLVPSAHNGWLDILAQLGWIGVGLCALVLGGPLLVALFRFRQVQDGYWATLFLAIFLMTTFSESFILERNGIVWSLACAAVTRLLGPVWADPRRRTPDMPPLDAAPALAWSLAQLEPAPQPEPEIWTPALARRPDPAPIFGKRAVSPFGA from the coding sequence ATGGCGGACACGCAACAGCAGCACGACCAACCGCCCGACCTCTGGCGCAAGCTGGAAGCGCTGGCCTGCGGCTTCGTGCTGTTCATGCTGTCCAACGCCCTGATCGGTCCGTTGCTGGATCCGCTGCAGGCGGGCGGCGAGAACATTCCCGTCCTGCGGCTGATGTGGCTGCCGGTCTACGCCCTGACCCTGGGCCTGGCCGCCTGGCGCGCGCCGCGCCTGATGCGGTTCTGGCTGCCCGCCGTGCTGCTGAGCCTGCTGGTCTTCTGGGTGTACGCCTCGGCGTCGTGGTCGCTGAACCCCGGGACGACCAACCGCCGAGCGATGGCGGCGGCGTTCACCACCCTGTTCGGCTTCTATTTCGCCGCCAGCTTCGACGGTCGGCGGATGGCCGAGATCATCGCCGACACCTTCCTGCTGCTGGCCGCCGCCGGTCTCCTGGCCGCCGTCGCCTATCCGAAAATGGGGGTGCAGCACGACATCAACGCCGGCGACTGGCGCGGCCTCTGGTACGAGAAGAACCAGATGGGGGCAATGATGGTCTATGGCGCCCTGGCCGCCATGGCCGCGCTGCTGGCCGGCTCGCCCCGGCGCAAGCAGATGGTCTTCACCATCGTGCTGTGCGCGGCGATGCTGCTGATGAGCAAGTCCAAGACCTCGCTGCTGGCCCTGATGATCGGCCTGTGCGGCTCGATGCTGCTGGCGGCCATGCGACGCGGTCCGGCCACGGCGGTGATCGTCGTCTGGCTGGGCGTCACGGTCGCCGTGACCGCCGCCATGGTCATGTGGCTGGCCCCCGAACTGCTGTTCAAGGCCCTGGGCAAGGATCCGTCCCTGACCGGCCGCACCGACATCTGGGCCGCCCTGCTTCGGCAGTCGGCCAAGCATCCGCTGACCGGCTTTGGCTACGGGGTGTTCTGGACCCTGGACTCCGTCCCCGCCAACTGGATCCGCAAGGAGACCGGCTGGCTGGTGCCCAGCGCCCACAACGGCTGGCTGGACATCCTGGCCCAACTGGGCTGGATCGGGGTGGGCCTGTGCGCCCTGGTGCTGGGCGGGCCGCTGCTGGTCGCCCTGTTCCGGTTTCGCCAGGTGCAGGACGGCTACTGGGCCACCCTGTTCCTGGCCATCTTCCTGATGACCACCTTCTCCGAGAGCTTCATCCTGGAGCGCAACGGCATCGTCTGGTCCCTGGCCTGCGCGGCGGTGACCCGCCTGCTGGGACCTGTATGGGCCGATCCCAGGCGCCGGACGCCGGACATGCCTCCGCTGGACGCCGCTCCGGCCCTGGCCTGGAGCCTGGCCCAGCTGGAGCCTGCGCCCCAGCCTGAGCCCGAGATCTGGACGCCCGCGCTGGCGCGCCGTCCAGACCCCGCGCCGATATTTGGCAAGCGCGCGGTCTCGCCTTTCGGCGCTTAG
- a CDS encoding 50S ribosomal protein L11 methyltransferase, translating to MTDYTPQQIVARGARADAEAAADAIDNHPGLEGATYSILEEDEDKGVWRIDAFPTTDEEDAGLLEVLAGYPLKVLREQLADADWLAMALSGLPPVRAGRFFVYGMHDRGRLPASTVNLRIEAGAAFGTGHHGTTVGCLLAYDRLIKARKFNKVLDVGAGTGLLAIAAARTGSKIAVGTDIDKPSVRISKENAKVNRANARFVHASGLSNRLVADNAPYDLVFANILARPLVSLAQDIKTALVPGGTVILSGLLRTQERMVKAAYVSRGFKVVNRIHRDAWAALVLQRP from the coding sequence ATGACCGACTACACGCCCCAGCAGATCGTCGCCCGCGGCGCGCGCGCCGACGCCGAAGCCGCCGCCGACGCCATCGACAACCATCCAGGCCTCGAGGGCGCGACCTATTCGATCCTGGAAGAGGACGAGGACAAGGGCGTCTGGCGCATCGACGCCTTCCCGACCACCGACGAGGAAGACGCGGGCCTGCTGGAGGTCCTGGCCGGCTATCCGCTGAAGGTGCTGCGCGAGCAGCTGGCCGACGCCGACTGGCTGGCCATGGCGCTGTCGGGCCTGCCGCCGGTGCGCGCCGGCCGGTTCTTCGTCTACGGCATGCACGACCGCGGCCGCCTGCCGGCCAGCACGGTCAACCTGCGCATCGAGGCCGGCGCGGCCTTCGGCACAGGCCACCACGGCACCACCGTCGGCTGCCTGCTGGCCTATGACCGGCTGATCAAGGCGCGCAAGTTCAACAAGGTGCTCGACGTCGGGGCCGGCACCGGGCTCCTCGCCATCGCCGCCGCGCGGACGGGATCGAAGATCGCCGTCGGCACCGACATCGACAAGCCCAGCGTGCGGATCTCCAAGGAGAACGCCAAGGTCAACCGGGCGAACGCCCGCTTCGTCCACGCCTCGGGGTTGTCCAACCGCCTGGTGGCCGACAACGCCCCCTACGACCTGGTGTTCGCCAACATCCTGGCCCGGCCGTTGGTCAGCCTGGCCCAGGACATCAAGACCGCCCTGGTCCCCGGCGGCACGGTGATCCTGTCGGGCCTGCTGCGCACCCAGGAGCGCATGGTCAAGGCCGCCTACGTCTCGCGCGGCTTCAAGGTGGTCAATCGCATCCACCGCGACGCCTGGGCGGCGCTGGTGCTGCAGCGACCGTAG
- a CDS encoding endonuclease domain-containing protein, whose product MDRTANARRLRSNQTMAEAKLWAIVRAGRLQGFKFKRQVPIDRYFVDFLCSERRLVIELDGKAHEGRELYDLERTEVLEGCGFLVMRFPNEHVLSDPGGVADAILAALRTARP is encoded by the coding sequence ATGGATCGGACCGCCAACGCGCGTCGGCTACGCAGCAACCAGACCATGGCGGAAGCCAAGCTCTGGGCCATCGTCCGCGCTGGCCGCCTCCAAGGCTTCAAGTTCAAGCGCCAGGTTCCGATCGATCGATACTTCGTCGATTTCCTGTGTAGCGAAAGGCGTCTTGTCATCGAACTCGATGGCAAGGCGCACGAGGGGCGCGAACTCTACGACCTCGAGCGAACCGAAGTGCTGGAAGGCTGCGGGTTTCTCGTCATGCGGTTTCCGAACGAGCACGTCCTGAGCGATCCCGGCGGCGTCGCCGATGCGATCCTGGCGGCGCTCAGAACGGCGAGGCCCTAA